A genomic segment from Paenibacillus sp. FSL K6-1096 encodes:
- a CDS encoding MTH1187 family thiamine-binding protein, which produces MAIGEVTVIPIGTGSTSLSSYVADMQRVLQTMEGITYELTSMGTIIEGPVDRILAAVAALHESPFTAGAQRVSTSLKIDDRRDKLSTSRSKLESVERRLQ; this is translated from the coding sequence ATGGCAATTGGCGAAGTGACCGTGATTCCGATTGGCACAGGCAGTACCAGTCTCAGCAGCTACGTGGCTGATATGCAGCGCGTGCTGCAGACGATGGAGGGCATCACCTATGAGCTGACTTCGATGGGGACGATTATAGAAGGACCGGTGGACCGGATTCTCGCAGCGGTAGCCGCGCTGCATGAGTCGCCGTTCACTGCGGGCGCGCAGCGGGTCTCCACCTCGCTGAAGATCGATGACCGCCGCGACAAGCTCTCCACCAGCCGCAGCAAGCTGGAATCCGTGGAGCGCAGGCTGCAATAG
- a CDS encoding ASCH domain-containing protein has product MKCLTIRQPWATLIALGEKQFETRSWWTLYRGPLAIHAGMQVDRAICLTEPYRSVLARHGLTSDDLPTGSIIATSRIADCLEVTSHEVQQGWPGGNEYVFGDYTEGRFAWKLEEVVPLVHPIPAKGRLGFWEYPVLEEDM; this is encoded by the coding sequence ATGAAATGTCTCACCATCCGCCAGCCGTGGGCAACCCTGATTGCGCTGGGCGAGAAACAATTCGAGACCCGTTCCTGGTGGACGCTGTACCGCGGACCCCTGGCGATTCATGCCGGGATGCAGGTGGATAGAGCGATATGCCTGACTGAGCCCTACCGGTCGGTGCTGGCCCGCCACGGTCTTACTTCGGATGATCTGCCGACGGGAAGCATTATTGCAACCAGCCGTATAGCCGATTGCCTAGAAGTTACATCTCATGAGGTACAGCAGGGCTGGCCGGGCGGGAATGAATATGTGTTCGGTGATTATACGGAAGGACGGTTTGCCTGGAAGCTGGAAGAGGTGGTTCCGCTAGTTCATCCGATACCTGCCAAGGGACGTCTGGGCTTCTGGGAATACCCTGTACTTGAAGAGGACATGTGA